The Eleginops maclovinus isolate JMC-PN-2008 ecotype Puerto Natales chromosome 10, JC_Emac_rtc_rv5, whole genome shotgun sequence nucleotide sequence TCCTCTCATGACTGTTTCAAAGGTTGAATAGATAACTAATGAACAACAAAAGTTTGACCTAATTTAAGAACATGTGTTAACGCCTGATGCTGATGCTGTGCTTCCAGTCTGCACGTGTGTCGTCCACAAGCGCTGCCATGAGCTCATCATCACCAAGTGTGCCGGGATGAAGAAGCAGGAGGACACACCTGAGGAGGTAAATGCAAACCTAGTACACAGAAAGCATGTTGGTGATACATGAAAAGACTTAAGCACACAAAATGATTTTTTAGTTAATAAAGAGTTTATTACataactaacacacacaaagtgaatcATGGAGGAAACAGAATATGGACAGAAGCACTCAGGCCTTTTGTGAATGAAGCTTCTACTTAAGTTGACATGTGTACACTGCGTACTAACACTCCAGCCGCATGCATTATTCCTCTGATAATACGACTGTGACCTCTTTGTAAcaccgtctgtgtgtgtgtgtgtgtgtgtgtgtgtgtatgtgtgtgtgtgtctccctctgtAGGTGGGTTCACAGCGGTTCAGTGTTAACATGCCCCATAAGTTCAGTATTCACAACTACAAGGTGCCCACCTTCTGTGACCATTGTGGCTCTCTGCTGTGGGGCCTCATGAGGCAGGGCCTGCAGTGCAAAGGTGAGTTCACGTGCAGTTGGGAATTCAGACCATCAGCTCCCATGAGATGCATTTAGTGGTGCTCCCCTGAGCCTCAATGTGCTGAAGTCAGTCCTGAAGGCTGTGGATAAACAAGATGAATGATTctggtaaataataaaataccaaCACATGCCTTTGTATCGCTGCCAAGAAGTGTTTCATCCTGCTTGTTTCCTAgtgaattgaaaaataaaaaagggtaaATGTTGTCTCATAGGCCAGAGAAGAAGATAATTAGTTCTTGGAGAACATCCAGGTTTTTGTTGTGTACAAGTATTGCACAATCAGGAAATGTATCCCTATGAATATCTGTCTgcctgtataaatatattttctgtactaagtaatgtttttaataatcaatTCAAATGTTCAGTCAAGCtaaatttgaaacatttgagGATCCTTGGAACCTACAGCctttcaaataattaaagtaaaaaatcaTGTTCAATGTTATTTTCTGAGTTGTGGAATGGTGTTTGGACGTAGCAAGCTATTACAAGACGCCACCTTGGCTTTCAAAACATGGgcatttcttttgtattttattactttactACACTAACAAATGGATTAAGTAAATACATCATAAAAGATTAATGGATGATGACAATTGATGGATGCAGTTTTATATAAATTCAGCATCGAAAGAGATGCTGCAATGTGTGGGGTTTTCCTCACAGCTGTTTCCAAAACACACTACCTGTGTTTTACTGGCTTAATATAGTTAATTTatcataaataattaaaatctttgatatattaatttatatataatatttccAAAGTTAAAAACCATGGGCCAACAGGTTGTGTATGAATTAAAAGTCTACGGTATTTCAATGAACACCAATTTGCACCGATTGCATTTTCCAGTGAAGTTTGATGTCTTTAACTAAAAGGCAACATGTGTATTAAAAGTTCAGTATTTCCTGGTTAAACTGAACCTTTTCCATCCGTCTTTGTTGTCCTGCAGTGTGTAAGATGAATGTGCACAGGCGGTGTGAGTCCAATGTAGCTCCTAACTGCGGTGTGGACGCCCGAGGAATTGCCAAGGTCCTGTCTGACCTCGGAGTCACGCCTGACAAGATTTCCAACACCGCACAGCGTCGAAGGAAGGTAACAAGTCGTTCTCACATATACAAATATCTCAAGTGATATTTCCAggtttatttcaacattttaaacatattttgctGTTCATAGCAAGAATTTTGGTGGAGGGAGATTTGGTCCTTGCTATAAGGTGCTTCTTTTCgttttttaaatggcatttttttcttttatcaataAATTGTATATTATTTCTGATGTCCTGGTTAGGCTACACAATTCTGTGACTTTTTCAGCATTTAGAAAGCAATCAGTAAAGACAGATAGCAATCAAATGTGTACAACGGCGAATAAAGGACATTTGAGGCTATTAAAAAAGTCTGCTATGATAATGAGGGACTTTGGGGCTAAAATCACTATTTTTTGGccttaaaataattcaaagaatAATTTGATACGGTCTGTGCCTGCGGTGTCTGCGGCTTGATAAGGTTGACCCAACCTTACCAAATAGAGTAACGTGCttctttgaaaaaatgaaacaagacatttccaaGTGTCTGTCTGTTATCCGTTATGTTTGCGTCTGTCCCATCACcatgaaatgggatttctcagGAACGCTGATGTTCTTGGAATGCGGCACGTATTCCAACATATTTTAACTCAAGGATGAAATGATTATAATTTGGTTGTGTCATGTTAAGGTCACTGTGACTTCACTAAACACGTGTGTCTATTATAACTGAAGCATTTCTTGCTTATAATGACAATTGAACAGAAAtgtcaaatacaataaaatgacgTGATGACATTTTGGGAAGACATGGATGCAAACTGCTTCCTGGTGGAGGCATGCAGCTGCAAGGCTTTAACTCTAGAAGCTCAGTACATTAACGTATGAGTTTTTTCTTGTTAATGTACCACTTTAAATTTTTTGCATGATTGTATGGCtttgtgaaacatttttgaTCCTTCTTTAGTGTACTTTAGGAAGATGTAAAGTAACCCCCTTTAGCTGCGATGCTGGGACTCATCTCCCTGACTCATGTGAAGGATTTTAAGATGttgtctttccctctctccagTTGACTCCAGGGCAGGACCCTCCCCAGTCTCCTCCTGAGCTCTCCCAGACTGAGGACAACAGCTTCAGCCAGACAGCTGTCCCCACCTCCCCCTCACAGCAGGGTAACGTTgaacataacacacacaccatcaaaaAGACACAGTTTGGACACAAATTTCAAAGCTCTTTAGGATGCATTCTTAGCACCATGTGGTTTTAACGTGTTCATTTTACCAGTAAGAGGTAGTGTTTCCATTTCAGAAATAATATTGATGCTCTCTTTAAGAAATAAGTGGTTGAATGTGGCGTTGTCTTTGTAAATATATACTTGCATTATCAAAGAACGATGCCCCACCGCCTACAACCATTTGTTTGTCACGGTTAGTCATCGTCCTCTCAATCTTTGCGAGCCGTGGAATAAAAGTTTTCTTGTCTGTTGTGgaagaattacattttatacattttgtttattttattaaaaatgtcaaggaacaaaaacacaatgctgTTTGACCCCCCTCATCACATTAACTGTAATCGATTCATCCCAGGTTTCAAAATACGGCATgatcattattttctaaatcaTATTGAAATGTTAGCTTTTAACAATAAGCAacatctctttaaaaaatacaaaaaacacaaacaggacaaaAAGACGCTGATGTCTGATATGCTTTTCCGTTGACACCCACAGACTTGGCACAGTTAGAGCGCCTGCAGGACGCGCTGTCGCTCGACCAGCAGGGACCCCAACacacctcctccatctcctcttcctcctcctccaccacctcctcctcatcctcatcctcggCAGGCAGGGAGAACGGACAGATCCAGAGAAGGACCCTCAAGGACTTCAACTTCATCAAGGTTCTCGGCAAAGGCAGCTTCGGCAAGGTGCGTCCACACGGAGAAGGCGTTTGAGggggatgtttgtttgtttactgctTGTTATGTTCATAATTGAAACAGCGTTTTTTTTAACCGCCTGTTCATCATTATTCATAAGAGGCGTCAGGGAATATCAGGGACCAGAATAGAACAATACACATGTCAATTATGTTGAACGGAGGCAGATGTctttacatgttatatttcacTTCAACCAAACAGCAAACCACCCTTTAAAGCTTTACAACTTTAATTTATACCACTGCACTTatcaatatttctattttaacaACTAATCAAATGACAAAACGCAACTCTGCAGTTCCTCTATTAAGTGTTTTAGCACCAATTGGCTCATTTTATGTTCTGTCTTAAGTTCACTTCTACCacttttattgtgtttctttctaGCAGAGCGCAGCTGTTTttagcaacaaaataaaaacagcaaacagcTGACAGACAAGGTTAGCAACAGCTGGCGAAGATAAAGTAGCTAAAGACTAAAGTGGAGACCAAAATAGAACTAAAAGAAGAGTGAATATTGAATGTCCGTTCTCTTAATGACTGTAAATGCATgctaatgtttttctgtatctGTTGGATGTGTTATTGTCAACAATTTTCAATCTTTGTATTGACACATTGATGTCTTTGAATCAGTGCTTGGCGCTTTCATAGCAcctatttttgtgcattttatcaGATGTTTTTCAGAGCACATTTTTTGTATCGTGCAGCCTTCGTTATAAAATGATCAACAGTCTTAAGCAGTTCAGCTTCAACCGAACCTCCTGACTTGATTTCtccttatttcttttttgtgcaGGTGATGCTGGCGGAGCTGAAGGGGACAGAGGAAGTTTTCGCTGTTAAAGTCTTGAAGAAAGATGTGATACTACAGGACGATGACGTGGACTGCACCATGACCGAGAAGCGCATCCTGGCCCTCGCCCGCAGACACCCCTACCTCACCCAGCTCTACTGCTGCTTCCAGACACGGGTAGGACCGCCCGGCAGgcacacatacatgcagatGTGATAGTTTGATGGTTTTCTCCGTCTCATACTTTCTCCTTATCTGCAGGAtcgtttgttttttgtaatggaATATGTGAACGGAGGAGACCTGATGTTCCAGATTCAGCGATCCAGGAAGTTTGATGAGCCTCGCTCTCGTTTCTACGCCGCAGAAGTCACCTCAGCCCTCATGTTCCTGCACCGCAATGGGGTCATCTACAGGTAAACACCCCCTTACTCTTTTCATCCAAAGTCATCTAAAGTCTTTGTAAAActtgaaataataatagtattcaTATTCTGTGTTGTTTTAGACGTGAATCCTAATTGTCcagagaagtaaaaaaaactttaagACGATAAGAATCTCAGAAATAGTTGTTCTTATCAGGAGCGTACCAGAAGGGGCATGACAACATGTTTCACACTTACATTACGTGGTGTTTCTCACGTTTTTTTTCACATTGCTTGTGCACTTCTCCCTGAGAGTCCAACTGTTATAAACCAGATGGTGCTgattctttctctctgtctttctctcccagGGATCTGAAGCTGGATAACATCCTGTTGGATGCAGAGGGACACTGTAAGCTGGCCGACTTCGGCATGTGCAAGGAGGGCATCAAGAACGGCGTGACCACCACCACCTTCTGTGGCACGCCTGACTACATCGCCCCTGAGGTGAGCTGAGCTGTTCAAAGGTTATATTTCTGTTGTCTCAGCACATTTACACAGTTTAATGTTACTGGTGCAGCTGAAGCTAAGAGttatttcactttatatttcTCAATGTAGAGGTTAATCATTTGGTCCATAAGTATCAACCAATAGCTATTATGCAGTTTTCAAGTCAACATATATTCAGAgttctagttttgtttttattttaggttattatcatagaaaaaaaggaaacagtaaCTACTACAATTCAAGAAACAGTTCAATAGAATGTTTCTGTTTATGTGATTTAGGGACCTTTTCAAGCTATCTTTTTTAATTACGTGTGTTCCTATttcttttattcagttttttgtctttcctttccttGATTCCATCATTCCTTCCTTCTGCCTTTCCTTTTCTCAAATTAGAGCTTTAATACCTaccatgtttttactttaaacagTTTTACTGGTAACTTTTCATCACTTTCAgtaaaaatctgtcattttatttaCCAACCTGATGTgacttcttccttttttcagcCATTGGAGCTctaaatgatgttttattttgtcctccTTCTTTAAATTACCTAGTTCAGCTACCAAAAATGTGATAAACATTCAAAGTTATTCAGTTGCAATGCCAGCGTTTATAGAGTATCTGCGTTGCAGTATTTTGTATTTCCTGGGCTCCATGTTGACCCGTGTCGTGTTGCTGATTCAGatcctgcaggagctggagTACGGAGCCTCGGTGGACTGGTGGGCTCTGGGCGTGCTGATGTATGAGATGATGGCCGGGCAGCCTCCATTTGAAGCCGATAATGAAGACGACTTGTTCGAGTCGATTC carries:
- the prkcea gene encoding protein kinase C epsilon type, translating into MPVFSGLLKVRVCEAVDLKPTPWALRHAVGKSGSFLLDPYLALNLDHTRLGQTATRTKTNSPAWHQEFCTEVREGRSLELSVFHDAPIGYDDFVANCTIQLEDLLQNGTRHYEDWIDLEPEGKVYVVIDLSGSSTEATGTNENEERVFRERIGPRRRQGAVRRRVHQVNGHKFMATYLRQPTYCSHCRDFIWGVLGKQGYQCQVCTCVVHKRCHELIITKCAGMKKQEDTPEEVGSQRFSVNMPHKFSIHNYKVPTFCDHCGSLLWGLMRQGLQCKVCKMNVHRRCESNVAPNCGVDARGIAKVLSDLGVTPDKISNTAQRRRKLTPGQDPPQSPPELSQTEDNSFSQTAVPTSPSQQDLAQLERLQDALSLDQQGPQHTSSISSSSSSTTSSSSSSSAGRENGQIQRRTLKDFNFIKVLGKGSFGKVMLAELKGTEEVFAVKVLKKDVILQDDDVDCTMTEKRILALARRHPYLTQLYCCFQTRDRLFFVMEYVNGGDLMFQIQRSRKFDEPRSRFYAAEVTSALMFLHRNGVIYRDLKLDNILLDAEGHCKLADFGMCKEGIKNGVTTTTFCGTPDYIAPEILQELEYGASVDWWALGVLMYEMMAGQPPFEADNEDDLFESILHDDVLYPVWLSKEAVSILRAFMTKNPAKRLGCVVTQGCEEAIKTHAFFREIDWVLLEQRKVKPPFKPRIKTKRDVNNFDQDFTKEDPVLTPTDEAIIRQINQEEFKDFSYCAPEEAQT